The genomic stretch AATATTCTTTTAGTGTCATCAGGGCATTGGGCTGGCAGCAGTTCTGGATCTGGCCGCTTTTGCAAAGACTCATAAAACGGTCTCCCGTACGCCCCTCCCTGTAACAGGCGGTACAGAAGGAAGGAATATAGCCCATATCCATAAGCCAATGGACCACCTCATCAAGGGATCGCTGGTCGGATACGTCAAATTGCTCCGTATCTGTGGGACGGATGTCCTCCTGGTAACCGCCAACGCTGGTTCTGGAACCGCCGCTGATCTGGGATACCCCCAAACGGATCACCTTTTCTCTTACCTTCTGACTTTCCCTGGTCGAAATGATCATTCCGGTATAAGGAACCGAAATCCGGATCAAAGCACAGATCTTTGCAAATATCTCATCATCGATCCCATTATCAAAAGCACCAGGATCAATATCATCGGCTTTCTTGATGCGGGGAACGCTAATGGTATGAGGTCCTACTCCATGAACTGCCTCCAGATGCTCCGCGTGCATCAGAAGTCCTGCAAATTCATACTGGTACAGCTCAAGGCCAAAAAGAACGCCCAGGCCTACATCATCAATCCCGCCCTCCATGGCCCGGTCCATGGCCTCTGTATGGTAGGAATAATTATGCTTGGGGCCTGTTGGATGAAGCTTCTCATAGCTTTCTTTATGGTAGGTTTCCTGAAAGAGAATATAGGTCCCGATCTCTGCCTCTTTTAACTTGCGGTAATTCTCTACCGTAGTTGCCGCAATATTTATGTTGACCCGGCGGATGGCGCCGTTTTTGTGCTTGATGGAATATATGGTTTTGACGCAATCCAGGATGTACTCGATGGGATTATTCACAGGATCCTCACCTGCTTCAATGGCAAGGCGTTTATGTCCCATATCCTGAAGGGCAATGACTTCCTTCTCCACTTCTTCCAGGGTCAGTTTTTTCCTGGCAATGTGCTTGTTTTTTAAGTGGTATGGACAGTAGGTACAGCCATTTACGCAGTAATTAGAAAGATAAAGAGGGGCAAACATAACGATGCGGCTTCCGTAGAAATCCTTTTTGATCTGTTCCGCCAGATCATAAACTTCCTGTATTTTCTCCGGAATGTCACAGGCAAGGAGGACAGATGCCTCCCGGTGGGTCAGGCCTTTTGCCAGCCTTGCCTTTGCAATGATCTGGTCGATCAGATCTACATTGGCTTTGTTTTTCTCCGCATAATCAAGAGTTTCAAGAATTTCTTCATGGGAAATGAATTCTTCCGCTTTCAGCGATTTTGGATCATACATTTTAATACTTCCTTTCTTTAGGGTCAGCATTTGCTTTTCCGTCAGTGGTTTATTAATTTCACAGGTATTACCCTGGAAAAAACCGTTTCATTTCTAATCTTACTTAACCTTTCACGCCCTGATAGGCCGTCTTGGAGCTGACTCCCTTTAATTTCCCGATCTTACCGGTCAGTGCGGAAATGGTGCTCTGAGGCGCATCCACAGCAATGCTTATGATGCTTACCTGCTTTTTCGGATAGGGGATCCCCATGCGGCCAATGATACACTTCCGGTATTCATGAAGGATGTCGTTCAGCAGCTCCACAGATTCTTCCTCTTCCACAACGATGCCGATAACGGCGATTCTCGTTTCCATGCTTCTTCCTCCGTTCCTTTATCCTGGCGATAAATGCTTTATAAAAGCAAAAAACCGCGCCATTTAGGCGCGGCAAATCAAAGACTCCTCATATGCCGAACCTTCTACTTCAAACTGCGTTTTTCGTGTCAGGATGCTGCTATGTTTGTATCATAACATATATGAGAAATTTTTTCAATTTGGTTTTATTGTATATTTTAACCTCATTAAGCAGGATCGCGGATTGGGAATATCCGACTGACTTTTCCTATTTGCTGCCGTCCTCAATATTTATCAGCATTTTGTTAAGCGTTGATTTAAAAACATCGAGGTCTTCATGAGATATGCCATTAAGCACATCGGATTTAAATTTTTCCGCAACATCTAGCATAGCCGTCTCAATTTCTTTACCGCTATCGGTTAACATTAAAAACTTCATTCTTTTGTCATCGTTGCTGCTGATACGATTAACCCAGCCGTATAGCTCCATCTTATCTAATAACCTGACAACACTAGGCTCTTTTAAAGACATTTTATCGGCCAACTGCTTTTGAGTAATCATATTATTATTTTCAATATAATAAAGTGCAATCCATTGGCTTCTTGTTATATTAAAATTATTCAGCCTTTTTTCTAAGGTATCCGCTAAATCCTTTGCCCCTTTACAAGTGACAAAAGCAATGCAATCATCTAAATTAAACATAGTACTCACCATTTGATTTTTTTATTTCATATATTAACATAAAACGACCTGGTGTACAATATTTTTCAAGGTCTTTTCCTGATATTATGAAAAATCAAGATGATTCTAGAGATATCCCTCGATATGGTCCCAGATCTCCTGTTCGTTAAAACGGGTATGATAGAGTTCCTTTTCACAGGCATTAAAATCATAAAGCTCCAAACTATCCGTGTTTATTTTTACATTTTGAATCAGGTTATCAGCGATAGAGATAGAAACAGACATCGTTCCAAATGAATATCTGCGTTCCAATTCAACATCAAATTTAGGCGATTGGGCATACATCCAATTGTCAGACGAGAGGATTTTCTCTAATGGCGGTTGAAAATTCATTTTATTAATGGATTCTATATGATTGCATTCAAAGGCTTCAATAAAAGCCAGGATCACTGACTGGGCAGTGATTTCACTGTTTATTTCAGATAGATTGATAACTCTGCTCCTTACTGATTCGACGCCTTTGGACTCCAGCTTTATTTTAGACGGTGTAAGGGCATTTTCCAGCTGTTCAAAATTTACGTTGACCAGTACCGTACCATGATACATGTAATTATCACCGTCCGTATAATAAGCGTGACCGGAAAATTTTCGGTTTTTGAATAATAAGTCATTTCTGCCGCTAAATTCACAGTCGATCCCAAGCCGCTGCATTGCAGATTGTATGAGCTTGATAAAATGGTCTTGACTGGCTGATGCCTCTTTTGTAATAAAAGTAAAATTAACATTGCCCTTGTCATGATATACCGCCCCGCCCCCGGAAAATCTGCGGACTGCTTTTATGTCATGTTCCCTTAAGTAATTTAAATCGCATTCTGCGTACAGGTTCTGGTTCCTTCCTATAATTACAGAAGAATCGTTCTGCCATAGAAACAGATGCAGATCTTCCTCGGAGGTTAAAAACAGCTGATGCTCTGCGGCTATATTAAAACAGGGATCAAATTCTTCGGATATCACTATTTTTTTCATTATTGGTGTAAGGCTCCAATTCCAAAATCCAGTGCGGCTTCATGAATCGTTTCACTGGTAGTAGGGTGTGGGAATATGGTTTCAGAGATTTCTTTATCAGTAAATCCATTGGCAATCGCTAAGGTTAATGAGCTGATTAAAGAAGATGCATCGGCACCTATGACTGACCCGCCTATTATTTTTCCTGTTTCTTTGTTCTTAATCAGTTTTAAAAAGCCTCTCGCCTCATTCATCGTCAAAGCTTTTCCGTTTCCGGCAAAGGAAAATTTGCTTACATCAATATCAATGCCTTTGCTTTTTGCTTCGTCTTCTCCGATGCCGACACTTGCGATTTCCGGTGAAGTAAATATTACATTAGGGACTGCTGAATCATTCATTTCTTTATGCTTTCCTAATATATTTTCTACGGCAACAATCCCCTGATGGGAAGCTACGTGGGCCAGTTGCATGATATTTGTTACATCTCCAATTGCATAAATATTGTCAACATTTGTACGCATGGAATGATCCACTTGAATCCCTTTCCCATTGCCATTTAACAGGACACCGCTCTTTTCTATGGATAATCCGTCCAGATTCGGCTCCCTGCCAATAGCCACCAATACCTTTTCACTTACCACTAAATGCTCCCCGGCGTTGTTTTCATAAGTAATAACTGCCATGCCGTCAACGGAACTTTGAATTTTCTTGACCTTTGAACCTGTGTGAATGTGAATGTTATTTTCTTCTGCCATATCCTGTATCTCTTTTGAGATATCACTGTCTACCATGGTCAGTAATCGATCCATAAATTCAATCACATGGACATCAACGCCGAAATTTTTATAGATAAATGCAAATTCCATTCCGATCACACCGCCGCCAATAATGGTTATGGATTGGGGGAGTTTATGATCAGACAACGCTTTTGTGCTGTTCAGCACAAACGGAAGTTCTATACCAGGAATTGCAATATTAGAGATTTTCGAGCCTGTTGCAACGATAATATTTTGTGCCTTAATGATATAATTTTCTTCGCCATTTATTGTTACTGTATTGTTATCCATAAAGGATGCCTGGCCGGAGATTACATTGATTTCATTCTTTTTCATGAGAAAGTCAATTCCTGAAACCAGTTTGTCCTTAATCTTATCCTTACGGTCAATGACCTGTTTCATATTTACTGCAACCGGGCTGCCTGATTCAATCCCAAAGGCTGACGCATTCCTTACCGTGTGGCAGACTTCCGCAGATTTAACAAGTGCTTTTGTAGGAATACAGCCGACATTAAGACAGGTACCGCCTAATGCCGATTGCTCAACCAGAGTTACCTTCAGGCCGCTTTTAGCGGCATAAATAGCAGCTACATATCCGCCGGGACCAGCTCCTATGATAAGTAAATCGGCAGTGGCTTCTTTCCCGGTTTTCTGTGAAGCACAATCACAATCAGTTAACGCAGCCTCTTTGACTTCAGGATCCTCGGTGATTTCAAACATCTCAGCATTCGATGCTATGTCCATGCCCTCTTCACATAATATCTTACTAACTGTTCCATCTGATGCGGCTTTAATCTGTCGGTTTCCTTTCGCCGTTTCTATTTGTACAAGGATATCGCCGGCAGCGACCTTATCGCCTGTTTTTACATTTATTTTACCTACCTTGCCCGTTTTTCCGCCAGGAATTATTGACATTTTAATAAGCATAAATTTTCTCCTTTTCTATAGAAAAAGAGCCAATTTTATATTATAGGCTCTTTTTGCTTTTCATACTATTTAGTCAATTGCAACACCGGATAACACTAATTTAACACCGTTAGATAAACAATCACCTACAGGGCAGGTATTCTCGATGAACTTTGCAAACTCTTCAATTTTTTCTTTTGGTTCATTTGTTTTAAAATGCATTACAAAACGAATCTCCTGAAAACCATTTCTTACATCAGCCAGTCCCATAAATCCGTCTGGATCAAGATCCCCTTCCAGCTCAACATGGAATTCCTCAAAAGTAATATTGTGAGCTGCTGCAAATGCTTTCGCCACGATGGTCTGGCATGCGCCCAGTGCGCATAACAGGGCCTCCACAGGGTTCATCGCAGTATCGGTACCACCCAGATCTTCGGGTTCGTCAAAATGAATTTTAAAACCTCTTGAATTTGTTTCAACCTGTAACCCCTCTGGCAATGCTTTTGCTGTTGCTTTAAATGTAGTCAACATAATACCATCTCCTTTTTTTATATGTATTGAATAGTAACTTTATTTGTTAATAATATAACATAGATAAACAAGAAAATCAATAGTTAGCTAAGCATTTATTTTTAATCTTTTTTACTACGATGCATATTTTGCTGCAGCAAGTCAGATCAAGACTGATCAATTCTTTCTAATATAACCTATAACTCAAATTAAAAAAGTTCCTTTCCGATGAATATCAGAAAAGAACTTTTTAACATCATTAAGCAGCGAAGCGGATTGCGAATATCCGATTGACTATGGCAACGGGTGCATGTTCAGCCGGGCCGTCTCTGCCGTACCCGGATTCACTCCAGCTCGGAAAGAAAATAAGCATTGCTGTTAGCAAAAAGCCCTTTTTCATCCTTGCATTCCACCCGGATATAGGTTTCGTTTCCTTCAAGAAGAAACCGTGCTTCTGTGAGGGGTTCTCCCTGCACAGCCGCTCTTTGGCAGAATCTGGCACTGTCCGTGATCCCGCAGATGGCCTGAACCGGTCCAGTCTTCACCACAAGCTCCCTGCCCTCCACATAAATCTCTTTTATCTCCGGTCCCATGGAGCTGTAGAAATGGCCTTTCACCAGCGCATTGATAACAGCAGCATAGCTTAAATCTTCTGCCTTTATCATGGTAAAGCCTCCGAACGAATCGCACATGGGGTCATCAAACGGATGACTGTTGTGATTATCGTCTGTTGCCAGGCACCACAGCCGTTTTCCCAAACGAAGCATCTCATCATAAGACTGGGGATTATAACCATACAGTCCGTCAAGCTCGCATCCGTAATTGTAGATTTCCATGGAAAAGAGCCCATTTAAGCCTTTGTAATCGTCATAGTTCTGCAGGGACCAGTAAGGATGGTTATAGCAGGCAAGAAATCCCAGTTCCTTCATTTCCTCTAAATATCTGTTCATGTAATCAAAGTCACCGTACCTGCGTTCCGGACATATCCCCCGCTCCTTCCTGGCCCGCTCATATCCGGGGGCAGTATCGTACAAATTAATGTGATACGTCTTGTCCTCGGGACGCAGTCTGTCTGAGCTTACTTCATTGATATCCACTTCTACGGCAGCAAGTGCCAGGAATTCCTCATCGTTTAATTCTTCATGGTTCCGATAGATCCTGTGATCCGTAAACGCCATAATCTGATACCCATGCTTCTTATAGTGTTCCTTAGCCTCTTCCGGCGTCAATTTTCCATCTGATATGACTGTATGGCTGTGAAGGTTTGCTTTATAAAACCTTCCGGCCTCTGGTAATAAATAAGTTCTGTTATTCAACCTGTTTTCCTCCCATCCCTTATATACCGTTTTGCAAAAAACGCTTCCACCGGGCTTTTCCGGCCGTGCAGGCCACTGCTCCCAAAAGGGCGATGATGAACCAGATAAAAATGGTGGCATCCCAGCCCACGCTTTCAGACAATACTCCGATTCCATAGGCGGAGACTGCTCCTCCCGCATATGCGGAGGAATTCAAAATCCCCGAAGCAGTGGAGGATTTTCCGTATGGAGCGAAATAAATAGGCACCATGCTGACCAGCATGGTATTCACCGCCATCATCGCCGTGGTTGCAAGACCAAATAAGATCAGCACTGTTACCACAGATCCTCCATGATAGAACCGTAACAGAATCAGCGCACCCGCGCAAAGGACAAAAAATGAAGCGGATGTGGCGGTCTCACTTTTGAAAATCTTCCTGTTTGCAATGGAAGCCAGATATACACCGCTTAAGTTAAAAATCGGTATGACCGTGGTGCTGATAATGGAAATTACGGATTCCATATGATACTCTTCGCGGATATAGGTAGGGATCCAGGTGGTCACTCCATCCTTTAAAACTCCCTGAAACATCAGTCCAAAGCAAAAGAAAATCATTCCGGAAACCAGAACTAATTCCCACATGGAAACGTCTGCCTGTTTTTTATTCTGTAAAACAAGGACCTGGTCTTCTAAAATCCCGTTTTCTTCCAAATCCTTTCTTATCTTTCGGCTGCCTATAAACCAGATCAGGCTGATGGCCGCCAGACACAGGGAAGAGAAGAAAAAAACCGTTCTCCAATGGAATTTCCATACAATGAGTGCCGTCAGCCCATAGGCTGCAAACGTACCGATGGGAACGCTGCTGTTAATGTTGACGCAGAACTTTTTCTGGCTGCCTGTGGGAATCCAGTCGGAAAACAGTTTGATGATCGGTGACCAGATCAGCGACTGAAACAGTCCATTGACACACCATACCACCGCCATCTGCCAGACGGTTCCCGATAGTCCCATGATTCCATTGCAGATTCCTGAACCCAGAACCCCTGCAAAGATCATCTGATAAGGTTTTTTCTTATCTCCCAGTATACCGCTGAAAAGCTGTCCAACTCCATAGGAAAAAAAGAATGCGGTTCCTATAAACCCTGCCGCTCCCTTTTCAAAACCTTCTGCCCTGATAATTTCCGTTAAGCAGGCCGAATAATTCAGCCTTCCCAGATAGGTAGAAAAATAGGCTGCCCAGCATAACCAGAACAGCATGGACTGCATTTTTTCTGACCCGATCTTTTTCTGTTGTATCATTGTGTCCAACCTTATGTCTCCTGCTCTGTGATAGATTTTAAAGGCAGATCTTTCAGAAAATATGCATTGGAATTTGCATACAGTCCCTCTTCACTGCGGCAGACTACACGGATGTAGCCTTCCCTTCCCGTTAGAGGAAACCTTGCTTCCTCCAATGAATCTCCTTTAAGCGCAATTTTCATGCGGCAGTTCTTGCCTTCCATTTTCATATAAATCTTCTCTACAGGGCTGGTCTTTACAACCAGGTCCTTGCCTTCGATGTAGAGGGAATGAATCTCAGGACCCATGGAGCTGTAGAAATCTCCTCTTTTTAAGGCCTGCATCACCGCCGGATAAGTAAGCTCCCTTGCCCTGATCTTTATAAAACCTCCGAAAGAATCACTGAGCGGATGCCCCATGGAATGTTCATTCTGGTTGCCGTCTGATGCCAGGCAATAAATTTCCTTATGACAGCGCAGCATCTCATCATAAACCTGGGGATTATAGCCATCCAATCCCTCAAGGTCGCTGCGGTAATGGTAAATTTCCATGGCAAAAAGTCCTTCAAGTCCTGTATAATCATCATAATTCTGCATGGAACGGTATGGGTGGCAGTCACATGCCAGGAAGCCCAGCTGCTTCATTTTCTTTATGTAAGCATTGGCGCCCAAACCGCCATCCTTCCGATTTTCCGGTCCACAGGCTCCTGCCTTCTCTTCCTGCATCTCATCCGGGCTGCAGTCATAGAAATTCATATGAAACGTTCGTTCTTCTGCCTGAACTCCATCCATAGGATCGTTCTTTATGTCAGTCCCAAAGCCTGCCAGGGCCAGAAAATCCTTTGAGTTCAATTCCGGGTGAGGGCAATATTTCCCGTGATCCGTATAGGCTACGATCTGGTATCCCCTTTTCTGATACTCCTCTTTCACTTCTTCAGGTGTCAGCTTTCCATCGGAAGCTGTTGTATGGCAGTGCATATTCGCTTTATAAAAATCCCCCTCCCTGGGGAGAAGATAAATCCGTTCTTCCATTGCTCTTCCCTTTCCTGCCGGTTCTTTCTACATTGGAAAGAAAGTACTGCCATATATATGGCAGCACTTTCCTATTATTACTCTGCTTCTTTTATTGCCTCATTCGCTCTTTCCTGAATGGACTTCATAGTGTCTTCCAGTGACTTTTGTCCCTGTCCGTATAACTGACCTTCCTCGGTGTAGATCTGTCCGATGGTTGTATCAGCGGTACCCATGATCTTTTCATTTAAATACAGTCTGCTGTTGTCAAACCAGCCTGCCATAAAGTCTTCTACGGTTAAGTTGTCATCTTTAAATTTAGGAAGCAGGCTGCTTTCAATATAGGATTTTGCTTCGTCCTCTGTTAAGATCTTTGCAGGAACGCGTCCATAACCTAAAGTATATTTGTTTTCGCAGATTGTTTTGATTGCTTCAAATGCTGCTTCTTTGTTCTTAGAGGTCTTAGGAATCGCATAGCAGTTAGTAATTGTCAGGGAAGATGGTTCGGAGCCTTCCGGATAAGGCATCGGAAGAATTCCCAGTTCCCAGTCTCTTGGGTATTTTTCCTTATCAGATAAGGCGCTTGCTACCCAGCCGCCGTATACGTACATACCGATGTTTCCATTTACCATAAAGGAGTTATATGGATATGTACCGGAAGCCAGATCCAGGCAGTTAGGCTGGATCTTTAATTCATTGCCCAGGCTATAGAACCACTTCATAGCATCCGCATATGCCGGATCATCAAAATTAGCTGTTCCATCTGCCTTATAAGGGGATACGCCCTTCTGGTTTGCCTGCAGATAGTTGCATGCAACATCATCGCTCATAAAGGAGCCCCAGACATTGTTATCAGGATTGTTAAGCTTTTGAGCGGTCTCCACATATTTTTCCCATGTCCAGCCTTCTGCGGTAGGATATGGAACGTTTGCATCATCAAAAATCTTCTTGTTATAATAGGTCAGCCAGATATCTTTTTCTGCTGGAATTGCATATGTCTGATCTTCAAATTTTACTGTTTGACCACCATACACGGTTTCCATATCATAATTATCTGCTTTTGCAAACTCATCCATTGGCTCTAAAACGGCAGCTTTGTAGAATTCTTCTAATTGAAGCGGAGTTCTGTTTACAATGTCCATTTCTTCGCCAGCCATTAAGCTTACAAGCACCTTGTCCATTTCACCTGCTTTAGAAGTAGGTGTGATGAAAAACTCTACATTAATGCCTGTCTTTTCTTTGATTAAGTCTACCATCTCTTTTGTTTCAGCGCCAGTTGCAGCGTTATCTGTCAGTGCCCATTTTACAGTAACACCATCGTATGGTTTGCCGCTGTCTGCTTTTTGAGTGGTATCCGCTGCTTTACTGCTGTCCGCACCGGCCTTAGTATTACCGGATGCTCCACATCCGGCAGTACCTAAAACCATCGTTGCAGCCAGGCTGAAAGCAACGCTTCGTCTTAATGCACTTCTTAATTTCATATCTGTTACCCTCCTTTTGTTTATAACCCTATTATAGCTAACATTTTATCTGGTTTATATAGGTTGTATTTTAACTTTATATGTTATTTTTATCATTCTATCGGTATTTTCAAAAGAAAACCGATTTTTTTATTCATATATACCAATAAACGAAAGGACGGGTTCAATCCTTGAATCTAAAATTTGTATAATCAGTATATCCGATTCTATCTGAGGAAAGCGGGCGATTTTTTTATAACCGACGGTAGTCCCCTTATATACGCTGACAGGGCTTCCATTCCTCAAAGACAAAATTTCAAAAGCCTCAATTCTCTGGCTTTTTAATATGTTCTCTTTTAAAATAACGGCTGAAATCTTTTGGGGCGTATCCCAGGAAATCTTAAATTCTGCCTTTGGACCGTTTCCATGGTAACAGGTCTCATAATCATCTTTATATACGCTTTTTGCTGCATTCCATTCATTTTCTTCTTTGACCAGAATTTCAGCTCCTTCTATCAGGTTATTCCTATATCTATTATGTATTTCCCTGCCCAGCTCCTGAAGCCTTTTTACATCTTCCTCATGAAGCTGTCCGTTTGGCATCGGTGGAATATTCAAAAGAAGTGTTGTGTTTCCCCCTACGGATTTTTCATAAATATCAATTAAGTTTTCCAGGGACCGTACTTTATCATCCTCTTCCGGATGATAAAACCAGCCCGGCCTTATGGATACATCCACTTCTGCCGGATACCAGATCAAGTGTTGTTCTTCTGCTAAACGTTCCCTGCTTCCTAAATCCTCTTCCATACTGCTTATGACTCTTTGCCGGAAAGAGGGATCATCCGTATGCTGGCTTAAAGCTGCTATCCGCTCTGCCACGGATAAATCTGCCGGTACAACACTCCATTCACTGGGGCGGGTATCACCTGCCTCATTGCCGCACCAGCGGACATCAGGACCGCTTACGGAAATACAGGCTTCCGGCATATAGTTTCTTACGGTATCGTAATAACGCTGCCAGTCATAAACCTGTTTTTTACCATTCGGACCTTCCCCGCAGGCACCGTCAAACCATACGCTAAAAATATCTCCATATCCGGTAAGCAGTTCTGTAAGCTGTGCTGCGAAATAATCATCATATGCCTTTCCCTGTCCATAGGTTTCCTGATTCCGATCCCATGGAGAAAGGTAGATGCCAAATTTCA from Lacrimispora sphenoides JCM 1415 encodes the following:
- a CDS encoding alpha-L-fucosidase — encoded protein: MRLDERLISIVPSDRQVMLQKTEFYAFFHFTVNTFTGTEWGYGTESPEIFNPDQMDADQWIQAIKAAGMKGAILTCKHHDGFCLWPSKYTNHSVKYSPYGNGKGDIVKEVSEACKKAGLKFGIYLSPWDRNQETYGQGKAYDDYFAAQLTELLTGYGDIFSVWFDGACGEGPNGKKQVYDWQRYYDTVRNYMPEACISVSGPDVRWCGNEAGDTRPSEWSVVPADLSVAERIAALSQHTDDPSFRQRVISSMEEDLGSRERLAEEQHLIWYPAEVDVSIRPGWFYHPEEDDKVRSLENLIDIYEKSVGGNTTLLLNIPPMPNGQLHEEDVKRLQELGREIHNRYRNNLIEGAEILVKEENEWNAAKSVYKDDYETCYHGNGPKAEFKISWDTPQKISAVILKENILKSQRIEAFEILSLRNGSPVSVYKGTTVGYKKIARFPQIESDILIIQILDSRIEPVLSFIGIYE